The Paenibacillus sp. FSL R7-0345 DNA segment GCTGGATTCTGGTTGCGCTCGGCAAGGAGCCGAAGCTGGAGCTGGAGGAAGGCCGGGAAGCGGTTGAAGCGGAATTGACTGCCGATGACAGAACCCGTGTCGAGCAGGTTCTGTCCTTCGGCTGGTCGATCAGTCCTGCCGATCCGCAGGCGGACGGTATATACCGGATTGAACCGGTCCAAAGATAAATAGCATCATTAACAAACGAACGGCCCTCCGGCATCATGCCGGGGGGCTGTTTATATTACATTTCTGTTGCGGGTACAGGAAACAGGGATAATCACAGCACCACAAGCATGAAATAGACTAAGGGATGGAAGCGGTGCAGTCCCTCATAACTACATATTCAGCTGAATCTTGCGGGTGCTGAGCACACCGTCCAGTCCGGTAGGGTCTGCGCTTACTTTATGAGCCACAAAGGCTTCTGCCCGCTCTGAAGTGCGGATCCGCACCGGCTTGGTCTCCATATGCACCAGCTCCCACATGACTCCGGCTACCGACTCTGCCGTCTGCGGCTCCACATTACGCTGCAGAAAAGCCGCGGTATAGGCATCGATTACCGGCTTATACTCATCCTCCAGAATACCGCCGCTGCCGGCCACTTGACCCATTACCGTATTGGTGAATTCTGTTGCGATTGCCCCGGGTTCAAGCAGGGTTACATCAATGTTGAACTGCGGCTTGTAGTAGGTAGCCAGGCTTTCGAGCAGTCCTTCCACTGCAAACTTGCTGGCACAGTAAATTTCGTTCATCGGCTGGCCGACAAGCCCGCCTACGCTTGAAGTGGCGACGATATGCGCATATCCGCTTCTTTGCAGCAGCGGAAGCGCCGCCCGGATCGTGTGCATCACTCCGTAGACATTGGTGTCGAATACACGCTGAATGTCTTCCGCCGGCGCCTGGCCGAGGGCACGGAGATAGCCGAAGCCGGCGTTTGCGAACAGCACATCCAGTGAGCCCTGCTCCTCCGTAATCCGGTCAATCACGCTCTGGATGCTGGCCGGATCGGTAACCTCCAGCTGCACAAAATACAGATTCTTTTCTCCACGGTACAGCTCCTGGTCGCGCTCCTGATTCCGTGTCCCGGCATAGACAGTCCAGCCTTCCCGGGCGAACCGCAGCGCTGTGGCCAGTCCGATTCCTGAGGATGCACCGGTAATGCAGATGATTTTGCCCATAGTCTTTTTGCCTCCTGAATGTAGGTTGAGAAACAAATTTTTACACATTGTAGCACAATGCGTGTGCAGCTTTCTTAAGTTTACATAAAGACTGCATTTTCGCGTATTTTTGCGGACACCTTATGTTGTAGGATCGTTTTCATTACGGTAGACTATAATGGAGTCTATAGTTGTAAGCGAATGGAGAGGAACAATGGAAGTGTTTAAGCGTTACTACGCAAATTTGACGGTCCGGCGCTTTGGAATTCTCGTGCTGATCGGTCTGCTGC contains these protein-coding regions:
- a CDS encoding SDR family oxidoreductase, with the protein product MGKIICITGASSGIGLATALRFAREGWTVYAGTRNQERDQELYRGEKNLYFVQLEVTDPASIQSVIDRITEEQGSLDVLFANAGFGYLRALGQAPAEDIQRVFDTNVYGVMHTIRAALPLLQRSGYAHIVATSSVGGLVGQPMNEIYCASKFAVEGLLESLATYYKPQFNIDVTLLEPGAIATEFTNTVMGQVAGSGGILEDEYKPVIDAYTAAFLQRNVEPQTAESVAGVMWELVHMETKPVRIRTSERAEAFVAHKVSADPTGLDGVLSTRKIQLNM